ACACTCTTCCGGTCTACGAGTCCACCGAACATGACGAGCGCGGCGTGCTCGTCATCGTAAGCGTAGCGGGTCGCTCCGGTCGGAGGTGGGCCTGGCGCATTCACCGGGCTCCATTCGCGTCCATTCCATACCCAGAGATCGTTCAGAAGTCCCGACTCCGCCCAGCCACCGAACAAGAGAACACGCCGACCTCGACCATCCGTCGCGAGTCGATGCGTACTTCGCGCTCGAGGTCCGTCGCCGTCACGGGACACCTCG
The DNA window shown above is from Vicinamibacteria bacterium and carries:
- a CDS encoding kelch repeat-containing protein; its protein translation is EVSRDGDGPRARSTHRLATDGRGRRVLLFGGWAESGLLNDLWVWNGREWSPVNAPGPPPTGATRYAYDDEHAALVMFGGLVDRKSVADTWTLQGSEWQRLDERKSAPEARNVHAMAYDAKRDRVVLYGGIGAEGRLDDLWEWDGVSWHRLGPPR